Proteins encoded together in one Canis aureus isolate CA01 chromosome 21, VMU_Caureus_v.1.0, whole genome shotgun sequence window:
- the RAD9A gene encoding cell cycle checkpoint control protein RAD9A isoform X3 produces the protein MKCLVTGGNVKVLGKAVHSLSRIGDELYLEPLEDGLSLRTVNSSRSAYACFLFAPLFFQQYQATTSGQEALRCKILMKSFLAVFRSLATVEKTVEKCCISLNGRSSRLVVQLHCKYDSTVKAMVTEMSIGEEDFQQLQAQEGVAITFCLKEFRGLLSFAESANLSLSVHFDAPGRTCHLPRPAIFAVKDSLLDGHFVLATLSESDLHSPAMCSPELHRLAPPLQAHSTPHLDDFASDDIDSYMIAMETTADSEGSRAVPSIPLSPGLRPPCSPGPFSEDHEAEPSTEPGTPPPKKFRSLFFGSILAPVHSPPGPSPVLAEDSEGEG, from the exons ATGAAGTGTCTGGTCACCGGCGGCAACGTGAAGG TGCTCGGCAAGGCCGTCCATTCCCTGTCCCGCATCGGGGACGAGCTCTACCTGGAGCCCCTGGAGGACGGG CTCTCTCTTCGGACGGTGAACtcctctcgctctgcctatgCCTGCTTCCTCTTTGCCCCACTCTTCTTCCAGCAGTACCAGGCCACCACCTCTGGTCAGGAAGCCCTGCGCTGTAAGATCTTGATGAAG TCGTTCCTGGCTGTCTTCCGCTCGCTGGCAACGGTGGAGAAGACTGTGGAGAAATGCTGCATCTCACTGAATGGCAGGAGCAGCCGCCTGGTGGTCCAGCTACACTGCAAATACG ACAGCACCGTCAAAGCCATGGTGACCGAGATGAGCATTGGGGAGGAGGATTTCCAGCAGCTGCAGGCCCAAGAAGGGGTGGCCATCACTTTCTGCCTTAAGGAATTTCGG GGACTCCTGAGCTTTGCGGAGTCAGCAAACTTGTCTCTTAGTGTTCACTTCGATGCACCAGGCAG GACCTGTCATCTGCCTAGGCCAGCCATCTTTGCTGTCAAGGATTCTCTGCTGGATGGACACTTTGTCCTGGCCACACTATCAGAGTCGGACCTGCACTCCCCAGCCATGTGCTCCCCAGAGCTCCACAGGCTTGCGCCTCCACTCCAAGCTCACAG CACACCCCACCTGGATGACTTTGCCAGTGACGACATTGACTCTTACATGATTGCCATGGAAACTACTGCGGACAGCGAGGGCTCCCGGGCAGTACCCTCCATCCCCCTTTCACCTGGACTCCGGCCCCCCTGTAGCCCTGGCCCCTTCTCAGAAGACCATGAAGCCGAGCCCAGTACAGAGCCTGGGACTCCCCCACCCAAGAAG TTCCGCTCGCTGTTCTTTGGCTCCATCCTCGCCCCTGTACACTCTCCTCCGGGCCCCAGCCCTGTGCTGGCTGAAGATAGTGAGGGTGAAGGCTGA
- the RAD9A gene encoding cell cycle checkpoint control protein RAD9A isoform X1, producing MKCLVTGGNVKVLGKAVHSLSRIGDELYLEPLEDGLSLRTVNSSRSAYACFLFAPLFFQQYQATTSGQEALRCKILMKSFLAVFRSLATVEKTVEKCCISLNGRSSRLVVQLHCKYGVRKTHNLSFQDCESLQAVFDPALCPHVLRAPARVLGEAVLPFPPALAEVTLGIGCGRRVILRSYQEEEADSTVKAMVTEMSIGEEDFQQLQAQEGVAITFCLKEFRGLLSFAESANLSLSVHFDAPGRTCHLPRPAIFAVKDSLLDGHFVLATLSESDLHSPAMCSPELHRLAPPLQAHSTPHLDDFASDDIDSYMIAMETTADSEGSRAVPSIPLSPGLRPPCSPGPFSEDHEAEPSTEPGTPPPKKFRSLFFGSILAPVHSPPGPSPVLAEDSEGEG from the exons ATGAAGTGTCTGGTCACCGGCGGCAACGTGAAGG TGCTCGGCAAGGCCGTCCATTCCCTGTCCCGCATCGGGGACGAGCTCTACCTGGAGCCCCTGGAGGACGGG CTCTCTCTTCGGACGGTGAACtcctctcgctctgcctatgCCTGCTTCCTCTTTGCCCCACTCTTCTTCCAGCAGTACCAGGCCACCACCTCTGGTCAGGAAGCCCTGCGCTGTAAGATCTTGATGAAG TCGTTCCTGGCTGTCTTCCGCTCGCTGGCAACGGTGGAGAAGACTGTGGAGAAATGCTGCATCTCACTGAATGGCAGGAGCAGCCGCCTGGTGGTCCAGCTACACTGCAAATACG GGGTGAGGAAGACTCACAACCTGTCCTTCCAGGACTGCGAGTCCCTGCAGGCCGTCTTCGACCCAGCCTTGTGCCCCCATGTACTCCGTGCCCCAGCACG GGTTCTGGGGGAGGCtgttctgcccttcccccctgcacTGGCAGAAGTGACGTTGGGCATTGGCTGTGGCCGCAGGGTCATCCTGCGCAGCTAccaggaggaagaggcag ACAGCACCGTCAAAGCCATGGTGACCGAGATGAGCATTGGGGAGGAGGATTTCCAGCAGCTGCAGGCCCAAGAAGGGGTGGCCATCACTTTCTGCCTTAAGGAATTTCGG GGACTCCTGAGCTTTGCGGAGTCAGCAAACTTGTCTCTTAGTGTTCACTTCGATGCACCAGGCAG GACCTGTCATCTGCCTAGGCCAGCCATCTTTGCTGTCAAGGATTCTCTGCTGGATGGACACTTTGTCCTGGCCACACTATCAGAGTCGGACCTGCACTCCCCAGCCATGTGCTCCCCAGAGCTCCACAGGCTTGCGCCTCCACTCCAAGCTCACAG CACACCCCACCTGGATGACTTTGCCAGTGACGACATTGACTCTTACATGATTGCCATGGAAACTACTGCGGACAGCGAGGGCTCCCGGGCAGTACCCTCCATCCCCCTTTCACCTGGACTCCGGCCCCCCTGTAGCCCTGGCCCCTTCTCAGAAGACCATGAAGCCGAGCCCAGTACAGAGCCTGGGACTCCCCCACCCAAGAAG TTCCGCTCGCTGTTCTTTGGCTCCATCCTCGCCCCTGTACACTCTCCTCCGGGCCCCAGCCCTGTGCTGGCTGAAGATAGTGAGGGTGAAGGCTGA
- the RAD9A gene encoding cell cycle checkpoint control protein RAD9A isoform X2 has product MKCLVTGGNVKVLGKAVHSLSRIGDELYLEPLEDGLSLRTVNSSRSAYACFLFAPLFFQQYQATTSGQEALRCKILMKSFLAVFRSLATVEKTVEKCCISLNGRSSRLVVQLHCKYGVRKTHNLSFQDCESLQAVFDPALCPHVLRAPARVLGEAVLPFPPALAEVTLGIGCGRRVILRSYQEEEADSTVKAMVTEMSIGEEDFQQLQAQEGVAITFCLKEFRGLLSFAESANLSLSVHFDAPGRPAIFAVKDSLLDGHFVLATLSESDLHSPAMCSPELHRLAPPLQAHSTPHLDDFASDDIDSYMIAMETTADSEGSRAVPSIPLSPGLRPPCSPGPFSEDHEAEPSTEPGTPPPKKFRSLFFGSILAPVHSPPGPSPVLAEDSEGEG; this is encoded by the exons ATGAAGTGTCTGGTCACCGGCGGCAACGTGAAGG TGCTCGGCAAGGCCGTCCATTCCCTGTCCCGCATCGGGGACGAGCTCTACCTGGAGCCCCTGGAGGACGGG CTCTCTCTTCGGACGGTGAACtcctctcgctctgcctatgCCTGCTTCCTCTTTGCCCCACTCTTCTTCCAGCAGTACCAGGCCACCACCTCTGGTCAGGAAGCCCTGCGCTGTAAGATCTTGATGAAG TCGTTCCTGGCTGTCTTCCGCTCGCTGGCAACGGTGGAGAAGACTGTGGAGAAATGCTGCATCTCACTGAATGGCAGGAGCAGCCGCCTGGTGGTCCAGCTACACTGCAAATACG GGGTGAGGAAGACTCACAACCTGTCCTTCCAGGACTGCGAGTCCCTGCAGGCCGTCTTCGACCCAGCCTTGTGCCCCCATGTACTCCGTGCCCCAGCACG GGTTCTGGGGGAGGCtgttctgcccttcccccctgcacTGGCAGAAGTGACGTTGGGCATTGGCTGTGGCCGCAGGGTCATCCTGCGCAGCTAccaggaggaagaggcag ACAGCACCGTCAAAGCCATGGTGACCGAGATGAGCATTGGGGAGGAGGATTTCCAGCAGCTGCAGGCCCAAGAAGGGGTGGCCATCACTTTCTGCCTTAAGGAATTTCGG GGACTCCTGAGCTTTGCGGAGTCAGCAAACTTGTCTCTTAGTGTTCACTTCGATGCACCAGGCAG GCCAGCCATCTTTGCTGTCAAGGATTCTCTGCTGGATGGACACTTTGTCCTGGCCACACTATCAGAGTCGGACCTGCACTCCCCAGCCATGTGCTCCCCAGAGCTCCACAGGCTTGCGCCTCCACTCCAAGCTCACAG CACACCCCACCTGGATGACTTTGCCAGTGACGACATTGACTCTTACATGATTGCCATGGAAACTACTGCGGACAGCGAGGGCTCCCGGGCAGTACCCTCCATCCCCCTTTCACCTGGACTCCGGCCCCCCTGTAGCCCTGGCCCCTTCTCAGAAGACCATGAAGCCGAGCCCAGTACAGAGCCTGGGACTCCCCCACCCAAGAAG TTCCGCTCGCTGTTCTTTGGCTCCATCCTCGCCCCTGTACACTCTCCTCCGGGCCCCAGCCCTGTGCTGGCTGAAGATAGTGAGGGTGAAGGCTGA
- the PPP1CA gene encoding serine/threonine-protein phosphatase PP1-alpha catalytic subunit, with translation MSDSEKLNLDSIIGRLLEVQGSRPGKNVQLTENEIRGLCLKSREIFLSQPILLELEAPLKICGDIHGQYYDLLRLFEYGGFPPESNYLFLGDYVDRGKQSLETICLLLAYKIKYPENFFLLRGNHECASINRIYGFYDECKRRYNIKLWKTFTDCFNCLPIAAIVDEKIFCCHGGLSPDLQSMEQIRRIMRPTDVPDQGLLCDLLWSDPDKDVQGWGENDRGVSFTFGAEVVAKFLHKHDLDLICRAHQVVEDGYEFFAKRQLVTLFSAPNYCGEFDNAGAMMSVDETLMCSFQILKPADKNKGKYGQFSGLNPGGRPITPPRNSAKAKK, from the exons ATGTCCGACAGTGAGAAGCTCAACCTGGACTCCATCATCGGGCGCCTGCTGGAAG TGCAGGGCTCGCGGCCTGGAAAGAATGTACAGCTAACAGAGAACGAGATCCGTGGTCTGTGCCTCAAATCACGGGAGATTTTCCTGAGCCAGCCCATTCTTTTGGAGCTGGAGGCACCCCTCAAGATCTGCG GTGACATCCATGGCCAGTACTACGACCTTCTGCGGCTCTTCGAGTATGGTGGCTTCCCTCCAGAGAGCAACTACCTCTTCCTGGGGGACTACGTGGACCGGGGCAAGCAGTCTTTGGAAACCATCTGCTTGCTGCTGGCCTATAAGATCAAGTACCCCGAAAACTTCTTCCTGCTCCGTGGGAACCATGAGTGTGCTAGCATCAACCGCATCTATGGCTTCTACGATGAGT GCAAGAGACGCTACAATATTAAACTGTGGAAGACCTTTACTGACTGCTTCAACTGCCTGCCCATTGCTGCCATCGTGGATGAGAAGATCTTCTGCTGCCATGGAG gcctgtcCCCAGACCTGCAGTCCATGGAGCAGATTCGGCGTATCATGCGGCCTACAGACGTGCCGGACCAGGGCCTGCTGTGCGACCTGCTGTGGTCTGACCCTGACAAGGACGTGCAGGGCTGGGGCGAGAATGACCGTGGTGTCTCCTTTACCTTTGGGGCTGAGGTAGTGGCCAAATTCCTGCACAAGCACGACTTGGACCTCATCTGCCGGGCACACCAG GTGGTAGAAGATGGCTATGAATTCTTTGCCAAGCGGCAGCTGGTGACTCTCTTCTCGGCTCCCAACTACTGTGGCGAGTTTGACAATGCAGGCGCCATGATGAGTGTGGATGAGACACTCATGTGCTCCTTCCAG ATACTCAAGCCCGCTGACAAGAACAAGGGGAAATACGGGCAATTCAGTGGCTTGAACCCTGGAGGCCGGCCCATCACCCCACCCCGCAACTCCGCCAAAGCCAAGAAATAG
- the TBC1D10C gene encoding carabin isoform X1: protein MGAQAPGWSEAASHTGFPHILQPVVAWVWGTMAQALGEDLVQPFELQDDSSSLGSDSELSGPGPYRQADRYGFIGGSSAEPGPGHPPADLIRQREMKWVEMTSHWEKTMSRRYKKVKMQCRKGIPSALRARCWPLLCGAHVCQKNSPGTYQELAESPGDPQWMETISRDLHRQFPLHEMFVSPQGHGQQGLLQVLKAYTLHRPEQGYCQAQGPVAAVLLMHLPPEEAFWCLVQICEVYLPGYYGPHMEAVQLDAEVFMALLRRLLPRVHKHLQQVGVGPLLYLPEWFLCLFARSLPFPIVLRVWDAFLSEGVKVLFRVGLTLVRLALGTTEQRLACPGLLETLGALRAIPPTQLQEEVFMSQVHSMALSEQDLQREIRVQLARLPESTSGPPPRPQARLPGAQAIFEAQQLAGAQGSAKPEVPRIVVQPPEEPRPPRRKPQTRGKTFHGLLTRSRGPPIEGPPRSHRGSTSFLDTRF from the exons ATGGGAGCTCAGGCCCCAGGCTGGTCAGAAGCTGCCTCTCACACTGGCTTTCCCCACATCTTGCAGCCTGTGGTAGCTTGGGTCTGGGGCACCatggcccaggccctgggggaggaCCTGGTACAACCTTTCGAGCTGCAGGATGACTCAAGCTCTTTGGGGTCCGACTCAGAGCTGAGTGGGCCTGGCCCATATCGCCAGGCTGATCGCTATGGCTTCATTGGGGGCAGCTCAGCAGAGCCAGG GCCAGGTCACCCTCCTGCAGACCTTATCCGCCAGCGGGAGATGAAGTGGGTGGAGATGACCTCACACTGGGAGAAAACCATGTCTCGGCGGTACAAGAAG GTCAAGATGCAGTGCCGGAAAGGCATCCCCTCAGCTCTCCGGGCCCGCTGCTGGCCCCTGTTGTGTGGAGCCCATGTATGTCAGAAGAACAGCCCTGGCACCTATCAG GAACTGGCCGAGTCCCCTGGAGACCCACAGTGGATGGAGACCATCAGCAGGGACCTACACCGCCAGTTCCCCCTACACGAAATGTTTGTGTCACCTCAGGGTCACGG GCAGCAGGGGCTCCTGCAGGTCTTGAAGGCCTATACGCTGCATCGGCCGGAACAGGGCTACTGTCAGGCCCAGGGTCCCGTGGCTGCCGTGCTACTCATGCATCTGCCCCCAGAG GAGGCCTTCTGGTGCCTGGTACAGATCTGCGAGGTCTACCTCCCCGGCTACTACGGGCCCCACATG GAGGCCGTGCAGCTGGATGCTGAGGTGTTCATGGCCCTGCTTCGGCGGCTGCTCCCTCGCGTGCACAAGCATCTGCAGCAGGTGGGCGTTGGGCCTCTGCTCTACCTGCCCGAATGGTTCCTGTGCCTCTTCGCCCGCTCCCTGCCTTTCCCCATCGTGCTGCGCGTCTGGGACGCCTTCCTCAGTGAGG GTGTGAAGGTCCTGTTCCGCGTGGGGCTGACGCTGGTGCGCCTGGCGCTGGGCACCACAGAACAACGCCTGGCCTGCCCAGGGCTCCTGGAGACCCTCGGTGCGCTACGAGCCATCCCCCCAACCCAGCTGCAGGAGGAGGTCTTCATGTCCCAG GTGCACAGCATGGCCCTGTCTGAGCAGGACCTGCAGCGGGAGATCAGGGTCCAGCTGGCCCGGCTGCCTGAGTCGACGTCCGGGCCACCCCCCAGGCCTCAGGCTCGCCTGCCTGGGGCCCAAGCCATCTTTGAGGCCCAGCAGCTGGCAGGGGCACAGGGGAGTGCTAAGCCCGAGGTGCCTCGGATAGTGGTGCAGCCCCCAGAGGAGCCCAGGCCACCACGGCGCAAGCCCCAGACGCGAGGCAAGACTTTCCACGGGCTCCTGACTCGGTCCAGGGGTCCTCCTATTGAGGGCCCCCCCAGGTCTCATCGAGGCTCCACATCCTTCCTGGATACCCGATTCTGA
- the TBC1D10C gene encoding carabin isoform X2, with amino-acid sequence MAQALGEDLVQPFELQDDSSSLGSDSELSGPGPYRQADRYGFIGGSSAEPGPGHPPADLIRQREMKWVEMTSHWEKTMSRRYKKVKMQCRKGIPSALRARCWPLLCGAHVCQKNSPGTYQELAESPGDPQWMETISRDLHRQFPLHEMFVSPQGHGQQGLLQVLKAYTLHRPEQGYCQAQGPVAAVLLMHLPPEEAFWCLVQICEVYLPGYYGPHMEAVQLDAEVFMALLRRLLPRVHKHLQQVGVGPLLYLPEWFLCLFARSLPFPIVLRVWDAFLSEGVKVLFRVGLTLVRLALGTTEQRLACPGLLETLGALRAIPPTQLQEEVFMSQVHSMALSEQDLQREIRVQLARLPESTSGPPPRPQARLPGAQAIFEAQQLAGAQGSAKPEVPRIVVQPPEEPRPPRRKPQTRGKTFHGLLTRSRGPPIEGPPRSHRGSTSFLDTRF; translated from the exons atggcccaggccctgggggaggaCCTGGTACAACCTTTCGAGCTGCAGGATGACTCAAGCTCTTTGGGGTCCGACTCAGAGCTGAGTGGGCCTGGCCCATATCGCCAGGCTGATCGCTATGGCTTCATTGGGGGCAGCTCAGCAGAGCCAGG GCCAGGTCACCCTCCTGCAGACCTTATCCGCCAGCGGGAGATGAAGTGGGTGGAGATGACCTCACACTGGGAGAAAACCATGTCTCGGCGGTACAAGAAG GTCAAGATGCAGTGCCGGAAAGGCATCCCCTCAGCTCTCCGGGCCCGCTGCTGGCCCCTGTTGTGTGGAGCCCATGTATGTCAGAAGAACAGCCCTGGCACCTATCAG GAACTGGCCGAGTCCCCTGGAGACCCACAGTGGATGGAGACCATCAGCAGGGACCTACACCGCCAGTTCCCCCTACACGAAATGTTTGTGTCACCTCAGGGTCACGG GCAGCAGGGGCTCCTGCAGGTCTTGAAGGCCTATACGCTGCATCGGCCGGAACAGGGCTACTGTCAGGCCCAGGGTCCCGTGGCTGCCGTGCTACTCATGCATCTGCCCCCAGAG GAGGCCTTCTGGTGCCTGGTACAGATCTGCGAGGTCTACCTCCCCGGCTACTACGGGCCCCACATG GAGGCCGTGCAGCTGGATGCTGAGGTGTTCATGGCCCTGCTTCGGCGGCTGCTCCCTCGCGTGCACAAGCATCTGCAGCAGGTGGGCGTTGGGCCTCTGCTCTACCTGCCCGAATGGTTCCTGTGCCTCTTCGCCCGCTCCCTGCCTTTCCCCATCGTGCTGCGCGTCTGGGACGCCTTCCTCAGTGAGG GTGTGAAGGTCCTGTTCCGCGTGGGGCTGACGCTGGTGCGCCTGGCGCTGGGCACCACAGAACAACGCCTGGCCTGCCCAGGGCTCCTGGAGACCCTCGGTGCGCTACGAGCCATCCCCCCAACCCAGCTGCAGGAGGAGGTCTTCATGTCCCAG GTGCACAGCATGGCCCTGTCTGAGCAGGACCTGCAGCGGGAGATCAGGGTCCAGCTGGCCCGGCTGCCTGAGTCGACGTCCGGGCCACCCCCCAGGCCTCAGGCTCGCCTGCCTGGGGCCCAAGCCATCTTTGAGGCCCAGCAGCTGGCAGGGGCACAGGGGAGTGCTAAGCCCGAGGTGCCTCGGATAGTGGTGCAGCCCCCAGAGGAGCCCAGGCCACCACGGCGCAAGCCCCAGACGCGAGGCAAGACTTTCCACGGGCTCCTGACTCGGTCCAGGGGTCCTCCTATTGAGGGCCCCCCCAGGTCTCATCGAGGCTCCACATCCTTCCTGGATACCCGATTCTGA
- the TBC1D10C gene encoding carabin isoform X3 produces the protein MKWVEMTSHWEKTMSRRYKKVKMQCRKGIPSALRARCWPLLCGAHVCQKNSPGTYQELAESPGDPQWMETISRDLHRQFPLHEMFVSPQGHGQQGLLQVLKAYTLHRPEQGYCQAQGPVAAVLLMHLPPEEAFWCLVQICEVYLPGYYGPHMEAVQLDAEVFMALLRRLLPRVHKHLQQVGVGPLLYLPEWFLCLFARSLPFPIVLRVWDAFLSEGVKVLFRVGLTLVRLALGTTEQRLACPGLLETLGALRAIPPTQLQEEVFMSQVHSMALSEQDLQREIRVQLARLPESTSGPPPRPQARLPGAQAIFEAQQLAGAQGSAKPEVPRIVVQPPEEPRPPRRKPQTRGKTFHGLLTRSRGPPIEGPPRSHRGSTSFLDTRF, from the exons ATGAAGTGGGTGGAGATGACCTCACACTGGGAGAAAACCATGTCTCGGCGGTACAAGAAG GTCAAGATGCAGTGCCGGAAAGGCATCCCCTCAGCTCTCCGGGCCCGCTGCTGGCCCCTGTTGTGTGGAGCCCATGTATGTCAGAAGAACAGCCCTGGCACCTATCAG GAACTGGCCGAGTCCCCTGGAGACCCACAGTGGATGGAGACCATCAGCAGGGACCTACACCGCCAGTTCCCCCTACACGAAATGTTTGTGTCACCTCAGGGTCACGG GCAGCAGGGGCTCCTGCAGGTCTTGAAGGCCTATACGCTGCATCGGCCGGAACAGGGCTACTGTCAGGCCCAGGGTCCCGTGGCTGCCGTGCTACTCATGCATCTGCCCCCAGAG GAGGCCTTCTGGTGCCTGGTACAGATCTGCGAGGTCTACCTCCCCGGCTACTACGGGCCCCACATG GAGGCCGTGCAGCTGGATGCTGAGGTGTTCATGGCCCTGCTTCGGCGGCTGCTCCCTCGCGTGCACAAGCATCTGCAGCAGGTGGGCGTTGGGCCTCTGCTCTACCTGCCCGAATGGTTCCTGTGCCTCTTCGCCCGCTCCCTGCCTTTCCCCATCGTGCTGCGCGTCTGGGACGCCTTCCTCAGTGAGG GTGTGAAGGTCCTGTTCCGCGTGGGGCTGACGCTGGTGCGCCTGGCGCTGGGCACCACAGAACAACGCCTGGCCTGCCCAGGGCTCCTGGAGACCCTCGGTGCGCTACGAGCCATCCCCCCAACCCAGCTGCAGGAGGAGGTCTTCATGTCCCAG GTGCACAGCATGGCCCTGTCTGAGCAGGACCTGCAGCGGGAGATCAGGGTCCAGCTGGCCCGGCTGCCTGAGTCGACGTCCGGGCCACCCCCCAGGCCTCAGGCTCGCCTGCCTGGGGCCCAAGCCATCTTTGAGGCCCAGCAGCTGGCAGGGGCACAGGGGAGTGCTAAGCCCGAGGTGCCTCGGATAGTGGTGCAGCCCCCAGAGGAGCCCAGGCCACCACGGCGCAAGCCCCAGACGCGAGGCAAGACTTTCCACGGGCTCCTGACTCGGTCCAGGGGTCCTCCTATTGAGGGCCCCCCCAGGTCTCATCGAGGCTCCACATCCTTCCTGGATACCCGATTCTGA